Within the Echinicola sp. 20G genome, the region AACAATACCAAAGTCATTCCTGCAAGATTGATTTTCCAACGCACTTCTGGAGCAAAAATTGAAATCTTTCTCTTGCAGCCCGTAGCACCAAGCACCGTCATCAACGACATCATGGTTCACCATGGCCCTGTAATCTGGCAGGCGATGATTGGTAATTTGAAAAAGTGGAAAGATAATGAGTTGTTGCTTGGAGAAATTGAAGTCAGCAACCAAAAGGTGAAAATTGAAGCTAAACTGGTCGATAGAGCATCAAGGTCTGTAGAAATTTCCTGGGATGGAAGTCACATTCCTTTTGCCAGCATTGTAGAAGCAGCAGGTGAAGTCCCGCTTCCTCCTTACCTGAACAGAAAGGCAACTGTAGCTGACAAGCCCAGATACCAGACTGTGTATTCCAAAAAAGAAGGAGCAGTAGCTGCTCCCACCGCCGGCCTTCACTTTACGGAAGAAGTTTTAAAAAACCTAGAGCAAAAAGGTATCCAAACGGATTACCTTACACTTCATGTAGGTGCTGGCACATTTCAGCCTATCAAGGACGAAATCGTATCCAATCACCCTATGCATAGTGAGCAAGTGGTAATCCGTAAGGAAAACATCATAAAATTCCTTCAACAGAATGGCAATATAGTAGCAGTTGGAACAACTTCCATGAGGTCTTTGGAAAGCATATACTGGTATGGTGTAAAATTGCTTAACGATAACAATAAGCAATTCCTCATCCCAAAATTATTCCCCTATGAAAAACATACCAAAGCTGCTTCTCTCAAAGAAAGCCTAACCGCAATCCTAAACCATATGGAGGCTGAAAAACTAGATGAAATTACGGGCAGTACAGAAATTTTCATCATGCCAGGTTATGAGTTCAAAGTTTGTAATGGATTATTGACCAATTTCCACCAACCTGGATCCACGCTTATATTGTTAGTCGCAGCATTTACAAAAAACCAATGGAATAAAATATACAAAGAAGCCCTGTCCCAAGAATATAGATTCTTGAGCTATGGTGATAGCAGTTTACTTTGGAACCATAAAAGACCCTAAGCTCCGGCACCCAACTTATTGATCCCATGAATGAGTTTCTGATAGTAGGTTCTTCCTACAGGAACTTTTTCAGTCTCAATAGTTACTTCCTTCGGTGAAATGGTCGTGATCCGATCCAACCTTACCAAGTAAGATTTGTGAATCCTTACAAATTCATCTTCAGGCAAAATGGCTTCAAACTCCTTCAGGATATTACGAAGAGAATAAACCTTTTCCTTAGTGACCAAGGTAGTGTAATTACCGTCTCCCTTCAACCAAAGAATGTTTTTGAATTTTACTTTTCGTAAACATCCTTTGTCACGTACAAAAAGAGCGTCTTTGATCAAAAGTTCTTCGTGTTCCGAGTGGTGGTTCTCTAGTTTTGAGTCTTTTTTATTCATTGCAATCCCGTGATGATAGATAGTTTCTCCCATAGTTATTTTGTTTTGTTGGAGAGGTACATTAAAAACTTAAATTGATAATATTATTTATTATTTAATCCTTAAATATTTACAAAAGGAGGTTCTAATTATTAAAACTTTCCTGATTTACTTTTACAAATTCTCATTCAAAAACAGGTTCAAAAATGTTAGACCTTATAATCTTAATTTCTCCTCCTTTACAAACTTACATAAATATAAACACAATATACATATTTATGTATTTAAAAATCATTTTTTTTAATAAAAATCAAAAAAACGGCCTGACACCTTAAATTGGTCAGGCCGAATTCTATCAAAAATTAAACGGGATTTTAACTTTCAGGCTGATATTGGCTTTTTAGCTCTTTCAGCTTCTTGCTTCCATATGCTATTTTAGTAATAACCACGTATAAAACAGGAACTATAAAAATGGCTAGGAATGTAGCTGCTAACATCCCTCCAATCACTGTCCATCCAATAGTTTGTCTTGCGACGGCACCTGCGCCATTTGACAATGCCAATGGTACTACACCTAGAATAAAAGCAAGTGAGGTCATCACAATTGGTCTTAACCTTAGCTTAACCGCTTCAATGGTGGCAGGCAATAGAGGCATTCCTTTATCTACTCTTTCTTTGGCAAACTCCACAATCAAAATGGCATTCTTCGCAGCCAAACCGATTAACGTCACCAAACCAATCTGGGCATAAACGTTATTATCCAATTTAGGCAAGAAAGTAAGCGCCACAATCGCACCAAACGCCCCCAAAGGCAATGCTAAAAGAATAGAAAATGGTACCGACCAACTTTCATACAATGCCGCCAACAAAAGCGATACCAGTATGATGGATAGAGTAAAGATCAATACTGTAGTATTTCCGGAAGCCAACTCCTCCCTACTCAAACCAGAGAAATCATATCCGTATCCTGCAGGTAGCACCTCAGCAGCCACTTCTTCCAAAGCAGCCAAAGCCTGCCCACTACTGTAACCTACTGCCGCATTACCGTTTACTTCCGTTGAGCGGAACAAATTATAGTGGTTGATCACAGGAGCATTCTCCACTACTTCGTAATTTATCAAAGCACTCATGGGAACCGATGCGCCTTGCCGGTTCATTACATAATATTGCTCTAAGTCGGTCATATCCATTCTATAAGCTGTATCCGCCTGAGCCACTACCCTAAAGTTTCGACCATACCTCGTAAAGTCATTTACATAGGAGCTTCCCATATAAGTGGACATGGTAGAGAATACATCAGAGACAGCTACCCCCAATTTTTTGGCCTTTTCTCTATCTACTGTCACATGATATCCTGGCGTTTTTGCTGTAAAGAAACTATAAGCCATAGCAATTTCGGGTCTCTGATTGGCTGCTCCCAAAAACTGCCCCAAAACTTGTTCGAACTCTTTGATATCTCCACCAGCACGTTGTTCAAGCATAAAACTGAAACCACCGGTCTGCCCAAGACCAGGTATGGCAGGTGGTGGTACTACAACAATGTTTGCTTCCTTTATCGCTGAAAACTTTTGCTGTAACTGGCCGATCAAACCATATAATTGCTTAGAAGGGTCTTTTCTT harbors:
- a CDS encoding LytTR family DNA-binding domain-containing protein, with the protein product MNKKDSKLENHHSEHEELLIKDALFVRDKGCLRKVKFKNILWLKGDGNYTTLVTKEKVYSLRNILKEFEAILPEDEFVRIHKSYLVRLDRITTISPKEVTIETEKVPVGRTYYQKLIHGINKLGAGA
- a CDS encoding S-adenosylmethionine:tRNA ribosyltransferase-isomerase; its protein translation is MESRPEIKLSDYQYELPDDRIAKFPLEKRDHSKLLHFESGNVEHHRFYELAELLPQNTLMVFNNTKVIPARLIFQRTSGAKIEIFLLQPVAPSTVINDIMVHHGPVIWQAMIGNLKKWKDNELLLGEIEVSNQKVKIEAKLVDRASRSVEISWDGSHIPFASIVEAAGEVPLPPYLNRKATVADKPRYQTVYSKKEGAVAAPTAGLHFTEEVLKNLEQKGIQTDYLTLHVGAGTFQPIKDEIVSNHPMHSEQVVIRKENIIKFLQQNGNIVAVGTTSMRSLESIYWYGVKLLNDNNKQFLIPKLFPYEKHTKAASLKESLTAILNHMEAEKLDEITGSTEIFIMPGYEFKVCNGLLTNFHQPGSTLILLVAAFTKNQWNKIYKEALSQEYRFLSYGDSSLLWNHKRP